The nucleotide sequence TGGTAACAGGTTTAATTTCCCCGTTGAGCCTACACCTGATGGTATATTTGTAAAAAGTGCAGGAATTAAATTTTTGATATTTTTGTAAATGTCTTTTTTGGAAAGGTTTGTTCTTAAAAGTCTGACTCCGCAGTTGATATCATAGCCAATCCCACCAGGAGAAATTATTCCATTGTTTAAATCAAATGCACCGACACCGCCTATTGGAAACCCGTAGCCCCAGTGAATATCCGGCATCGCAAGTGATTTTCCGATAATACCCGGAAGTGATGCAACATTTGAGACCTGCTGGTACGCGTTATCCGAACAGATGTTCGGCACCATTTTCTCAGATGCAAAAATCAGCCCCTCGGTTTTCATCGCACCAGTTTTTTCAATTTTCCAGCGGTAATCATCAATTTTTTTTAGTGGACACGGATACATAGGGTTCACTGAAAAACTCTTGGAACCACAGATTCACATAGATGTCATGCTGAATGAAATGAAGCATCTCGGTTTTGAGATTCTTCGGGCTTCGCCCTCAGAATGACATTTTCTCCGTGTCAATCTGTGTCCATCTGTGGTTAATTGTTCTTTCTTTTCTGTCTTTAATCACGGAATCACTGAATCCAAAATTTGTGAAAAAGTAGCCGGCGAGCTCCACATTCGTGAGGACAGGCTTTTAGTCGCCGCAAGACCGTGAATTGAAAATTCACGGCTACCTATTATACATCAAAGATAATCGGAGTTTTATATGTGCCGTCGGCCAATTTTTCTATTTTTAAGTTGTGGTAGGTTGCAGCTTTTATATCGTTTAAGATTTCGTGGTCGGCGATTTTCTCGCCTGATACCCGAGCATCAAGATGCGTTTCACTCAATTCTAAAATCTCAAATCTCTTAAACAGCACCTTTTTTGTAGAATAATAATATAAAAGTTCATTCAGATATGTTATTAAAAGTTCCTCTAAATCGTGTGCATCAATTGAGATAGAAATTAACAGTTTCTCT is from Elusimicrobiota bacterium and encodes:
- a CDS encoding archease, giving the protein MKFETINHTADVGIVAYGKTLHELFENAASGMFSMIIPPDKVKEKLLISISIDAHDLEELLITYLNELLYYYSTKKVLFKRFEILELSETHLDARVSGEKIADHEILNDIKAATYHNLKIEKLADGTYKTPIIFDV